The following coding sequences lie in one Sorex araneus isolate mSorAra2 chromosome 4, mSorAra2.pri, whole genome shotgun sequence genomic window:
- the IGSF6 gene encoding immunoglobulin superfamily member 6, translating into MGTARIIVGLKINLILFHIGAAGQCTVSVSQPPYLEVDYTQEAVIMECSFDTSGCPPEPPASLWFRYGAQQTESLCEKGCQGDRFTEKKNMAEKQVSLTVSKPTPNDSAIYICGIAFTASVDPGAKRTGNGTLLAVRDTKILSKSMQSFLIAVLALLSVYIAGMTVVFIILPKTKSKCQRNKETEDSQKKMSARRIFQEIAQELYNKRHMETSHPPDRDNTYENRSALSKYERP; encoded by the exons ATGGGCACGGCCAGGATCATCGTGGGTCTGAAAATCAACCTGATTCTGTTTCACATTG GCGCTGCCGGCCAGTGCACCGTCTCCGTCTCCCAGCCTCCCTACCTCGAGGTGGACTACACGCAAGAGGCCGTAATCATGGAGTGCTCCTTTGACACCTCGGGGTGCCCCCCGGAGCCCCCAGCCAGCCTGTGGTTTCGCTACGGTGCGCAGCAGACCGAGAGCCTGTGTGAGAAGGGATGCCAGGGTGACAGATTCACCGAGAAGAAGAACATGGCCGAGAAGCAGGTTTCCCTCACGGTGAGCAAGCCGACCCCCAACGACAGCGCCATCTACATCTGTGGCATCGCCTTCACGGCGTCGGTGGACCCAGGGGCGAAGCGGACAGGCAACGGGACCCTGCTGGCGGTAAGAG ACACTAAGATTCTCAGCAAGAGCATGCAGAGTTTCCTGATAGCTGTCTTAGCGCTGCTCTCTGTCTACATCGCCGGCATGACTGTGGTCTTCATCATCCTGCCCAAA ACAAAATCTAAGtgtcaaagaaacaaagaaacagaagactCACAAAAG AAAATGAGTGCTCGGCGCATTTTTCAGGAAATTGCTCAAGAACTATATAATAAAAGACACATGGAAACAAGCCATCCACCT GACAGAGACAACACCTATGAAAACAGAAGTGCGCTTTCCAAGTACGAAAGACCGTAG